The proteins below come from a single Alkalilimnicola sp. S0819 genomic window:
- the cpdA gene encoding 3',5'-cyclic-AMP phosphodiesterase produces the protein MPTAATSYSGAGAPLRVLQITDTHLYADPGGRLAGLVTEQSCEAVINEALQRSWPVDLVLLTGDVVHDGSESGYRRVKARFEQLGVPTLVLPGNHDAPVTMRQVFRAGPVSYCAHHALGDWQFLMLDSTVAGESGGHLAEAELRRLDEALSADPRRHALVALHHHPVSMDSRWIDSIGVANAEALFAVLARHPQVRVLLWGHVHQAFDEVRDGLRLLATPSTCIQFRPRQDEFGLDEQPPGWRLLELHADGRVDTEVQRLNAGDLAVDLRCSGYV, from the coding sequence ATGCCCACAGCAGCGACAAGCTACTCCGGCGCGGGGGCGCCCCTGCGGGTGCTGCAGATCACCGACACGCACCTGTATGCCGACCCGGGCGGCCGTTTGGCCGGGCTGGTCACGGAGCAGTCCTGCGAGGCGGTGATCAACGAGGCGCTGCAGCGCAGCTGGCCGGTGGATCTGGTGCTGCTCACCGGGGATGTGGTGCACGACGGCAGCGAAAGCGGCTACCGGCGCGTGAAGGCCCGCTTCGAGCAGCTCGGCGTGCCCACCCTGGTGCTGCCGGGCAACCACGATGCCCCGGTCACGATGCGTCAGGTGTTCCGTGCCGGGCCGGTAAGTTATTGCGCCCATCATGCCCTCGGCGACTGGCAATTCCTGATGCTGGATTCCACCGTGGCCGGCGAGAGCGGCGGGCACCTGGCCGAGGCCGAGCTGCGGCGCCTGGATGAGGCCTTGAGTGCGGACCCGCGCCGTCATGCCCTGGTCGCGCTGCATCACCATCCGGTTTCCATGGACAGTCGCTGGATAGACAGCATCGGTGTCGCCAATGCGGAAGCGCTGTTCGCGGTGCTGGCGCGGCACCCGCAGGTGCGGGTGCTGCTCTGGGGGCATGTCCATCAGGCCTTCGACGAGGTCCGCGACGGCTTGCGTCTACTGGCCACGCCCTCCACCTGCATACAGTTTCGTCCCCGCCAGGATGAGTTCGGGCTGGACGAGCAGCCGCCCGGCTGGCGCCTGCTCGAGCTGCATGCCGACGGCCGGGTGGACACCGAGGTTCAGCGTTTGAACGCCGGTGATCTGGCCGTGGATCTGCGCTGCAGCGGTTATGTCTGA
- a CDS encoding O-methyltransferase: MSNRSFQLSAPLYDYLCEVSLREDALLRRLREETAELPLARMQISPEQGQFMSLVARLMGARRVLEIGVFTGYSSLCLARALPADGRLVACDLSEQWTSIARRYWEEAGVAERIDLRLGPALETLEALEQAGVEGSFDLCFIDADKSNYLNYYEHALRLLRPGGLVMIDNVLWYGRVADPRDQEPTTQAIREVNAALRDDRRVELSMLPVGDGLTLARKL; encoded by the coding sequence ATGAGCAATCGAAGTTTTCAGCTCTCGGCGCCGTTATACGACTACCTGTGCGAAGTTTCCCTGCGGGAGGATGCACTTTTGCGCCGTCTGCGCGAGGAAACCGCGGAACTGCCCCTGGCGCGCATGCAGATATCCCCCGAGCAGGGCCAGTTCATGAGCCTGGTGGCCCGCCTGATGGGGGCACGCCGGGTGCTGGAGATCGGTGTCTTCACCGGCTACAGCAGCCTGTGCCTGGCCCGGGCTCTGCCGGCCGACGGTCGGCTGGTGGCCTGTGACCTCAGCGAGCAATGGACCAGCATCGCCCGGCGCTACTGGGAAGAGGCCGGGGTCGCCGAGCGCATCGATCTACGGCTGGGGCCGGCGCTGGAAACCCTGGAGGCGCTGGAGCAGGCCGGCGTTGAGGGCAGTTTCGACCTGTGTTTCATCGACGCGGACAAGAGCAATTACCTGAACTACTACGAGCACGCCCTGCGCCTGCTGCGTCCGGGCGGGCTGGTGATGATCGACAATGTGCTGTGGTACGGCCGGGTGGCCGACCCCCGGGACCAGGAGCCCACCACCCAGGCCATCCGCGAGGTGAACGCGGCGCTGCGGGATGACCGGCGGGTGGAGCTTTCCATGCTGCCGGTGGGCGACGGGCTGACCCTGGCGCGCAAGCTTTAG